Proteins encoded within one genomic window of Geotalea daltonii FRC-32:
- a CDS encoding transglutaminase-like domain-containing protein translates to MNPESQQIEDYLVSDQIVDWEAPAVQQKAADLTRSISDDVEKTRCLYEWVRDTIPHSNDAGIDLVTCTAKEVLQHRTGICFAKSHLLAALLRAVNIPAGFCYQVLRLDPPVNNQLVLHGFNGVYLRSLERWLRIDPRGNTGGIDAQFSVEKEQLAFSMEPAAGEFIYDTIFAAPARTVVNRLRKYNSRTELWRDLPGPF, encoded by the coding sequence ATGAATCCTGAATCACAACAAATTGAAGATTATCTCGTTTCAGACCAGATCGTAGATTGGGAGGCACCTGCGGTTCAGCAGAAGGCTGCGGATCTGACTCGATCGATTTCGGATGACGTGGAAAAAACCCGCTGCCTCTACGAGTGGGTCCGGGATACCATTCCCCACTCCAACGATGCGGGGATAGATCTGGTTACCTGCACCGCGAAAGAGGTGCTACAGCATCGTACGGGGATCTGCTTTGCCAAGAGTCATTTGCTGGCCGCCCTGCTCAGGGCTGTCAATATCCCGGCGGGGTTCTGCTACCAGGTTTTGCGCCTGGACCCGCCGGTCAATAACCAGCTGGTATTGCATGGCTTTAACGGGGTCTATCTGCGGAGCCTCGAAAGATGGCTCCGCATTGATCCCCGGGGCAACACCGGGGGGATCGATGCCCAGTTCAGCGTTGAGAAGGAGCAGTTGGCCTTTTCCATGGAACCGGCGGCCGGTGAATTTATCTATGACACTATTTTTGCCGCACCGGCAAGGACGGTAGTTAACCGGCTGCGGAAATACAACAGTAGAACCGAGCTGTGGCGGGATTTGCCGGGGCCGTTTTGA
- a CDS encoding AraC family transcriptional regulator yields MKETTVNNYQERVNRVLVHIDANLDQPLSLTMLAEVASFSPFHFHRIFAAHMGETLHGHVRRLRLERAAQRLFRTDSGITEIALAAGFETPAAFTKAFREHFGQTPSAFRGNGGPWEPGTDLVHRETAAVPQPQLTSVNGRDVLFVRKTGPYEEAAAAAWQALMAFAYARRLMTRETQLIGISHDDPNITPENRIRYDACITFPGSVKPENEVGIQRIAGGRYAVFLHRGAYERMGATINAIFAGWLPGTDRQLREAPCFEMYLNRDPRRTKPENLRTEVWVPVE; encoded by the coding sequence ATGAAGGAAACTACAGTCAACAATTACCAGGAGCGGGTGAATCGGGTCCTGGTCCATATCGATGCGAACCTCGACCAACCATTGTCCTTGACCATGTTGGCTGAAGTGGCCTCTTTTTCTCCCTTCCACTTTCATCGCATTTTTGCTGCACATATGGGGGAGACCCTCCATGGTCATGTTCGGAGGTTGCGGCTGGAAAGGGCCGCACAACGTCTTTTTCGCACCGACAGCGGGATCACGGAGATAGCGTTGGCCGCCGGTTTTGAGACACCTGCAGCTTTTACCAAGGCTTTCCGTGAGCATTTTGGGCAGACGCCATCAGCCTTCAGGGGAAATGGAGGGCCGTGGGAACCAGGGACGGACTTGGTGCATAGGGAGACGGCCGCAGTGCCGCAGCCGCAATTGACGAGTGTGAACGGCAGGGATGTCCTGTTCGTCCGGAAAACGGGCCCATATGAGGAAGCTGCAGCCGCGGCCTGGCAGGCGCTAATGGCCTTCGCTTACGCGCGGCGCCTGATGACCAGAGAAACGCAATTAATCGGCATATCCCACGACGATCCCAACATCACCCCAGAGAACCGCATCCGCTATGACGCTTGCATCACATTCCCAGGGAGTGTGAAACCTGAGAATGAAGTGGGGATTCAACGCATTGCAGGTGGACGATATGCTGTTTTTCTACATCGGGGAGCTTACGAACGGATGGGGGCGACGATAAATGCCATCTTTGCCGGATGGCTCCCTGGAACAGACCGACAGCTGCGAGAAGCCCCCTGCTTCGAGATGTACCTGAACCGGGACCCACGACGGACGAAGCCGGAGAATCTCCGGACAGAGGTCTGGGTTCCGGTTGAATAA
- a CDS encoding class I SAM-dependent methyltransferase, whose amino-acid sequence MNLKFCCSGFTCCTSGSHLAKEGLDARVPQEEIAPLYDRVSGIYDIWGRLAESHARRRAIDLAAIRDGETVLEVAVGTGLAFLEIVKRNPHGRNMGIDLSQGMLSRARKRLAQVRGGNYEFSTGSAFHLQAENDSVDLLVNNYMFDLIPYEDMDKILAEFRRVLKKEGRLVLVNMTRGERFGSRLYETLYRLSPRAMGGCRGVCLSDKLREHGFFVVVREYHQQMLFPSEVILARP is encoded by the coding sequence ATGAATCTTAAATTTTGCTGTAGCGGTTTTACCTGTTGCACCAGTGGGTCCCATCTCGCCAAAGAGGGACTGGATGCGCGCGTCCCCCAGGAGGAGATCGCCCCTTTATACGACCGGGTGTCCGGCATCTACGATATCTGGGGGAGATTGGCCGAGTCCCACGCCAGAAGGCGCGCAATCGACCTTGCGGCGATCAGGGACGGTGAAACAGTGCTGGAAGTGGCCGTCGGCACTGGTTTGGCCTTCCTGGAAATTGTGAAGAGAAATCCCCATGGGCGGAACATGGGGATCGATCTATCCCAGGGGATGCTCTCCAGAGCCCGGAAGCGGCTTGCGCAGGTACGAGGAGGCAATTACGAATTTTCCACAGGTAGCGCCTTCCATCTTCAGGCAGAAAATGACTCGGTCGATCTGTTGGTGAATAATTATATGTTCGACCTGATCCCCTATGAAGACATGGATAAGATCCTTGCTGAGTTCAGGAGGGTCCTGAAGAAAGAGGGGCGGCTGGTTCTGGTGAACATGACCCGGGGTGAACGATTCGGCAGTCGGCTGTACGAAACCCTGTATAGACTGTCACCTCGGGCAATGGGGGGCTGTCGTGGTGTGTGCCTTTCCGACAAATTGCGAGAGCATGGCTTTTTCGTAGTGGTAAGAGAGTATCATCAGCAGATGCTGTTTCCTTCCGAGGTGATACTGGCTCGTCCATAG
- a CDS encoding flavodoxin family protein → MKIVCLLGSPRSNGNSAAIAQRFLEKAGSLGAETRIFELNRLSYRGCQACYACKSTADHCVLDDDLSQVLEGVKDADVVVYASPVYYGDITAQLKGFMDRTFSYLVPDYETNPQPTRLQPGKNLLFILTQGDPDPEHFADIFPRYEYFLKWGGFAQIRLIRACGLGGEGAADVSESTLQEAADAAAAIMA, encoded by the coding sequence ATGAAAATCGTTTGTCTTTTGGGAAGTCCCCGTTCGAATGGAAACAGTGCCGCAATAGCCCAGCGCTTTCTGGAAAAGGCCGGCAGCCTTGGTGCAGAAACCCGTATCTTCGAACTGAATCGTCTATCATACCGTGGCTGCCAGGCTTGCTATGCCTGTAAATCGACCGCTGACCACTGTGTCCTCGATGATGATCTTAGCCAGGTGCTGGAGGGGGTTAAGGATGCCGATGTGGTTGTCTATGCCTCGCCGGTCTATTACGGTGACATCACCGCCCAGCTCAAGGGATTCATGGACCGCACCTTCTCTTACCTGGTTCCGGACTATGAAACCAATCCGCAACCGACCCGGTTGCAGCCTGGGAAAAATCTTCTCTTTATCCTCACCCAGGGCGATCCGGATCCGGAGCATTTTGCCGACATCTTCCCCCGCTACGAATATTTCCTCAAGTGGGGGGGATTTGCCCAAATCCGTCTGATCCGTGCCTGCGGCTTGGGAGGGGAAGGAGCCGCAGATGTTTCCGAAAGTACCTTGCAGGAAGCGGCGGACGCGGCTGCCGCGATAATGGCATGA
- a CDS encoding type II toxin-antitoxin system Phd/YefM family antitoxin, whose product MKFVSVRDLRGKSAEVWKELPGEREMVITSNGRPIAILAAINESNLEESLSAFRQARAVEAVASMQRHSADKGTDKITMDEIDKEIRAVRKKRTKQ is encoded by the coding sequence ATGAAATTTGTCAGCGTGCGTGATCTGCGAGGTAAGTCTGCGGAAGTATGGAAAGAACTCCCTGGGGAGCGGGAGATGGTCATTACCAGCAACGGAAGGCCTATTGCCATTCTTGCGGCAATAAACGAATCCAATCTTGAAGAATCTCTCTCCGCATTTCGGCAGGCGCGGGCAGTCGAGGCAGTGGCAAGTATGCAACGCCATTCTGCAGACAAAGGAACGGACAAGATAACTATGGATGAGATCGACAAGGAAATCAGGGCCGTACGGAAGAAGCGTACCAAGCAATGA
- a CDS encoding ArsR/SmtB family transcription factor, which produces MDTQKLAKMLKALSHPNRLELYLEIARKHEASFKTGCDCFVSDIIGSLNIGAPTISHHLKELANAGLIVTERKGKFLVARVNEKAVEEVSKVLTFPHSTV; this is translated from the coding sequence ATGGATACCCAAAAACTGGCCAAGATGCTCAAAGCACTATCCCACCCCAACCGGCTCGAATTATATCTGGAGATTGCCCGAAAACACGAGGCAAGTTTCAAAACAGGTTGCGACTGTTTCGTCAGTGACATCATCGGCTCCCTCAACATCGGCGCCCCGACCATTTCCCATCACCTGAAAGAACTGGCCAATGCCGGGCTGATCGTCACGGAACGGAAGGGGAAGTTCCTGGTGGCAAGGGTCAACGAGAAGGCCGTAGAAGAGGTGAGCAAGGTCCTGACGTTTCCCCATTCTACAGTATGA
- a CDS encoding GlxA family transcriptional regulator has protein sequence MLKDNIAVVAFNGISPLHLSVPCAVFGEDRRDAGVPQFKVVVCGVERGTLATSAGFSLTGLNDLGELEKAGIIIVPSWYDPNELPPQHLLRALRKAAERGAILVGLCLGSYVLAATGLLDGCRATTHWAWADDLASRYPLIEIDRDVLYVDEGTIITSAGGAAGIDCCLHILRNIHGAEVASRVARRLVVPPHRQGGQAQYIEQPLQSTPTVDRFAQALEWVQQNLDHPHSLDTLAARVFMSRRTFTRRFRQATGTTVGKWLLNQRLALAQRLLETTGKPVDQVARQAGFGSEISLRLHFNKILKISPTRYRKEFRGG, from the coding sequence ATGTTAAAAGACAACATAGCAGTGGTAGCATTCAACGGCATTAGTCCGCTGCACCTCTCGGTTCCCTGTGCCGTATTCGGAGAAGACCGACGGGATGCCGGAGTGCCGCAATTCAAGGTGGTAGTCTGTGGTGTGGAGAGGGGGACGCTGGCCACCAGCGCCGGATTCTCGCTGACCGGGCTTAATGACCTGGGCGAGCTGGAGAAGGCCGGGATCATCATCGTTCCCAGCTGGTATGACCCCAATGAGCTGCCGCCGCAACACCTTTTGAGGGCACTGCGCAAGGCCGCCGAACGTGGTGCGATCTTGGTGGGACTATGCCTCGGCAGTTACGTTCTGGCTGCAACCGGGCTGTTGGATGGTTGCCGCGCTACCACCCACTGGGCCTGGGCCGATGATCTGGCAAGCCGTTACCCGCTGATCGAAATAGACCGGGATGTCCTCTATGTGGATGAAGGGACGATAATTACCTCTGCCGGTGGGGCTGCCGGAATCGACTGTTGCCTGCATATCCTGCGCAACATCCATGGCGCTGAAGTGGCAAGCCGCGTGGCGCGCCGCCTGGTGGTCCCGCCCCATCGCCAGGGGGGACAGGCGCAATACATCGAGCAGCCGTTGCAGAGCACGCCCACCGTCGACCGCTTCGCCCAGGCACTGGAATGGGTACAGCAGAACCTGGACCACCCCCATAGCCTGGATACCCTGGCCGCCCGCGTCTTCATGAGCCGCCGCACCTTTACCAGGCGCTTCCGCCAGGCAACCGGCACCACGGTCGGTAAATGGCTTCTCAATCAGCGACTGGCACTGGCCCAACGCTTGCTGGAAACAACCGGCAAACCGGTAGACCAGGTCGCCCGGCAGGCCGGTTTCGGCTCAGAAATTTCCCTGCGTCTGCATTTCAATAAAATCTTGAAGATCTCACCCACACGGTACCGCAAAGAATTTCGGGGTGGGTGA
- a CDS encoding RNA polymerase sigma factor produces the protein MEDIQVIQCIQAGDTEAFAVLVSRYHRNLLNFIYRLVRDEALVEDLGQEIFLDAFRGLRDFDPHRGVPFAAWLFILARNRCISEVRARTLRNFVDIEGIPEPAGSIPDAEELFLAGERREALRRSLEQLPEPFRETILQSLAGKSLEEIAAKDGVSLGTVKSRLFRAKEGLKALMGQIYRRENNGRI, from the coding sequence ATGGAAGATATCCAGGTCATACAATGTATCCAGGCGGGTGATACCGAGGCTTTTGCCGTTCTGGTTTCCCGTTATCACCGCAACCTGCTGAATTTTATCTACAGGCTGGTGCGTGACGAGGCGCTTGTGGAGGACCTGGGGCAGGAGATATTTCTGGATGCCTTCAGAGGGCTGCGAGACTTCGACCCTCACCGGGGCGTTCCCTTTGCAGCGTGGCTGTTCATCCTGGCCCGCAACCGGTGCATTTCTGAAGTGAGGGCTCGAACCCTACGCAACTTTGTGGATATTGAGGGTATTCCCGAGCCGGCTGGCTCCATCCCTGATGCGGAGGAGCTCTTTCTAGCGGGGGAACGCCGGGAGGCACTGCGCAGGTCGCTGGAGCAGTTGCCGGAGCCTTTTCGTGAGACCATTCTGCAAAGCCTGGCGGGAAAGTCGCTGGAGGAGATTGCCGCCAAGGATGGGGTGTCACTGGGTACGGTGAAGTCGCGCCTGTTCCGGGCCAAGGAAGGGTTGAAAGCGCTTATGGGGCAGATATACAGGAGAGAGAACAATGGCAGAATTTGA
- a CDS encoding SDR family NAD(P)-dependent oxidoreductase — MGGEEQWDDRETVLVTGATSGIGYELCRRFAANGHNLVVVARDARRLGEIGAEFEKSFGISSMGITVDLAVPGAPQQIFDDLQRRNIPVHILVNNAGFNEYGPFADTSLQRELEMIQLHIAAITSLTKLFLPAMLQRRHGGILNVGSTGSFAPVPLNAVYCATKAYILSFTEALAGELQGSGIKVTALCPGATATEFAARANMEETRIFKGPLMDAAAVAAAGYEALQENRGVVVPGIMNQATIASIRFAPRRLVARIGRWMLEQKPAH, encoded by the coding sequence ATGGGTGGAGAGGAGCAGTGGGATGACCGGGAGACGGTGCTGGTCACCGGCGCTACCAGCGGCATCGGATATGAGTTGTGTCGTCGATTTGCCGCCAATGGCCATAACCTGGTGGTCGTGGCGAGGGATGCCCGGCGGCTGGGGGAGATCGGTGCCGAGTTCGAGAAAAGCTTCGGCATAAGCAGCATGGGGATAACCGTGGATCTGGCAGTGCCGGGTGCTCCACAACAAATCTTCGACGACCTGCAGAGGCGGAACATCCCGGTGCATATTCTGGTCAACAACGCCGGTTTCAATGAATACGGCCCTTTTGCCGATACCAGTCTCCAGCGGGAACTGGAGATGATCCAGCTCCATATCGCTGCCATCACCTCCCTCACCAAGCTTTTCCTGCCGGCGATGCTGCAGCGCAGGCACGGCGGCATCCTCAACGTGGGTTCGACCGGCTCGTTTGCCCCGGTGCCGCTCAATGCCGTCTACTGCGCCACCAAGGCCTACATCCTCAGCTTTACCGAGGCTCTGGCCGGGGAACTGCAAGGTTCCGGCATCAAGGTAACGGCCTTATGTCCCGGTGCAACGGCAACGGAATTTGCCGCAAGGGCCAATATGGAGGAAACCCGCATCTTTAAAGGGCCGCTGATGGATGCCGCTGCGGTCGCCGCTGCAGGGTACGAGGCCCTGCAGGAGAACCGAGGAGTGGTTGTCCCGGGAATTATGAACCAGGCGACCATTGCATCCATACGATTTGCCCCCAGGCGGCTAGTGGCAAGGATCGGCAGGTGGATGCTGGAACAAAAGCCGGCCCATTGA
- a CDS encoding CPBP family intramembrane glutamic endopeptidase has protein sequence MPSHLDDHNLPVKLFAATIVILMALVPVVPTSGKIAIEVAMVIVSALSWRKPSFPLGLFGTIFGGVVFLHIPYSQLSFALVIVLYLLVIAMFPHLRRGSGWFCRGEFGRTVILLCFGTAAVSGVALIAWFMLTKPGIADLIRSFVPQASLPVLVVGGLIFAMVNAAVEEMVYRGAVVGGLVESKVPTSILLPLQAIAFGTIHIGGFPRGWLGVALATVYGFLLGVIRLSSRGLLAPWAGHVLTDLVIVAIVFSVAGF, from the coding sequence GTGCCCTCCCATCTGGATGACCACAATCTGCCGGTCAAGCTGTTTGCCGCCACCATAGTCATACTGATGGCGCTTGTTCCGGTTGTCCCGACCTCCGGCAAAATTGCAATCGAGGTTGCCATGGTGATCGTTTCTGCCTTGTCATGGCGAAAGCCCTCATTTCCCTTGGGGCTGTTCGGCACCATATTTGGCGGCGTTGTTTTTCTGCATATCCCATACTCCCAGCTCTCATTTGCCCTGGTGATCGTCCTGTATCTGCTTGTCATAGCCATGTTCCCACACCTGCGACGCGGCTCGGGCTGGTTTTGCCGGGGAGAGTTCGGGCGCACCGTGATTCTTTTGTGTTTCGGCACCGCTGCTGTCAGCGGGGTGGCGCTCATCGCCTGGTTCATGCTCACAAAACCGGGTATCGCGGATCTGATCCGGAGCTTCGTCCCTCAAGCATCTTTGCCCGTTCTTGTTGTCGGTGGCCTTATATTCGCCATGGTAAACGCTGCCGTGGAAGAGATGGTGTATCGCGGCGCTGTGGTCGGGGGCCTTGTGGAGTCAAAGGTGCCGACCTCTATCCTTTTGCCCCTCCAGGCCATCGCCTTCGGCACCATCCACATCGGCGGCTTCCCTCGGGGGTGGCTCGGGGTTGCACTTGCGACCGTCTACGGGTTCCTTCTGGGAGTTATCAGGCTTAGCTCCCGGGGGCTGCTTGCTCCGTGGGCCGGACATGTGCTGACAGACCTTGTGATAGTGGCGATTGTGTTTTCAGTTGCCGGTTTCTGA
- a CDS encoding GyrI-like domain-containing protein — translation MEKVDYKKQLKHLYAPSVGKVGIVDVPEMSFLMVDGEGNPNTAKSFSDAVEALFSVAYTLKFMIRNRGGGIDYGVMPLEALWWSDDMNAFVTGNKDAWKWTVMIMQPELITAAMVAEALEQVKKKKNPVALPLWRFESFHEGRAAQTMHIGPFSEEGPTIEKVHAFIEENGSSRVGKHHEIYLSDIRRAAPEKWKTIVRQPMS, via the coding sequence ATGGAAAAGGTAGACTACAAAAAGCAGCTGAAACATCTGTACGCCCCTTCCGTCGGCAAGGTCGGCATTGTGGATGTACCCGAGATGAGTTTCCTCATGGTCGACGGGGAAGGGAATCCCAACACTGCAAAATCCTTCAGCGACGCCGTAGAAGCGCTGTTTTCGGTTGCCTACACGTTAAAATTCATGATCAGGAACAGGGGTGGGGGAATCGATTACGGGGTGATGCCGCTGGAAGCCCTCTGGTGGTCCGACGACATGAATGCCTTCGTCACCGGTAATAAGGATGCCTGGAAATGGACGGTAATGATCATGCAGCCCGAATTGATTACTGCTGCAATGGTTGCAGAGGCTCTGGAACAGGTGAAAAAAAAGAAGAATCCCGTTGCCCTGCCGTTGTGGAGATTCGAGAGTTTCCACGAGGGGAGAGCAGCTCAGACCATGCACATTGGGCCGTTCTCCGAGGAAGGACCGACCATCGAGAAGGTGCATGCATTCATAGAAGAGAATGGCAGCAGCAGGGTAGGTAAACACCACGAAATATATTTAAGCGACATTCGCCGGGCAGCACCGGAAAAGTGGAAGACTATCGTCAGGCAACCAATGTCATGA
- the lepB gene encoding signal peptidase I, with translation MSRTTSSKGVNWPALLLGMTMPGLGQMVNGKLVKGISFFAIYEMIALIGLRWAVRLPDRLLMVGTGVTLLSVIIFYLWAMRDAAVTRREGEPRPYNRWYFYLATWLVGMVAVNGAVIAHIKSSTIEAFRIVAESMSPTVLRGDFVLTDKTAYRRAAPQVGDVVMFVNPDDRSKIFIRKIAALPGQKSPDGETVPHGMVYVLGEKPTAPGSATTGYIPLRDLAGKARQIYWSKGDAGVRLERIGMVVTSGR, from the coding sequence ATGTCACGAACAACATCATCGAAAGGCGTGAACTGGCCGGCTCTTCTTCTAGGAATGACCATGCCCGGTCTGGGGCAGATGGTGAACGGCAAACTGGTCAAAGGGATCTCATTTTTCGCCATCTACGAGATGATCGCCCTTATCGGGCTTCGCTGGGCGGTGCGCCTTCCGGACCGGCTGCTCATGGTGGGTACCGGCGTAACGCTGCTGTCAGTCATCATCTTTTATCTCTGGGCAATGCGGGATGCGGCGGTGACGCGCAGGGAAGGGGAGCCGAGGCCATACAACCGCTGGTACTTCTACCTGGCTACCTGGCTGGTGGGGATGGTGGCGGTGAACGGTGCGGTGATCGCCCATATAAAATCCTCCACCATCGAGGCGTTCCGAATCGTTGCCGAAAGCATGTCGCCGACGGTTCTGCGGGGGGACTTCGTGCTGACGGATAAGACCGCCTACCGGCGGGCAGCGCCCCAGGTGGGGGACGTGGTGATGTTCGTCAATCCCGACGACCGGAGCAAGATCTTCATCCGCAAGATTGCGGCGCTCCCTGGGCAGAAGTCCCCGGACGGGGAAACGGTGCCCCACGGCATGGTCTATGTCCTCGGCGAAAAGCCTACGGCGCCAGGCAGCGCTACCACCGGTTATATTCCGCTGCGGGACCTGGCGGGGAAGGCGCGGCAGATCTACTGGTCTAAAGGTGATGCCGGAGTTAGACTGGAACGGATCGGCATGGTCGTGACGTCGGGCAGGTAG
- a CDS encoding putative toxin-antitoxin system toxin component, PIN family, with translation MKIVLDTNVLVAGLLSPFGPCGEIVRMVSSGELILALDARVLAEYQEVLSRPKFKFEKDMVAALLDYIEYKGSTVAGSPLPQPLPDMDDEPFLEVAIAARAECLVTGNQVHFPLQLCQGVTVLSPTQFLSFYRERRNTSL, from the coding sequence ATGAAAATTGTTCTCGATACCAATGTCTTGGTTGCCGGCCTCTTGTCACCCTTCGGCCCCTGCGGGGAAATCGTCCGCATGGTCTCGTCGGGTGAACTCATTCTTGCTCTCGATGCCCGTGTATTGGCTGAGTACCAAGAGGTTCTCAGCCGCCCGAAGTTTAAGTTCGAGAAGGACATGGTTGCGGCCCTACTTGATTACATCGAATACAAGGGGTCCACTGTAGCCGGTTCTCCGCTTCCCCAACCATTGCCTGATATGGACGATGAGCCATTCCTTGAGGTGGCGATAGCCGCACGTGCAGAATGTCTTGTCACAGGGAATCAGGTTCACTTTCCACTGCAACTTTGTCAGGGCGTGACGGTGCTTTCTCCCACACAGTTTCTGTCCTTTTACCGAGAACGACGCAATACCTCTCTCTGA
- a CDS encoding 4Fe-4S binding protein yields the protein MCEFCLKHGEGEKWYLQAKNYSEDLLSDLRRRRFMEHFADPEQFGPQTNRSVQRLERLHRLPWFIRNVVGRLVTRRMKKQHFGQVVPIEEIEQIFQFTNSVVRVACICRQNTVGKEKRYCYGISMGPDGGKALEIFQGVDGSFYGGPADDKHEILTKEEALAAMRAHELEGLCHTVWTFQTPFIGGICNCDRTDCLAMRATVTHDVPVMFRAEYVAEIDPESCSGCRQCMRLCQFGALGYSASNKKAVVDQTHCYGCGICRSACKTNAISLDDRAKSPVAAHLW from the coding sequence ATGTGCGAGTTTTGCCTCAAGCATGGCGAGGGTGAGAAGTGGTACCTGCAGGCGAAGAATTATTCCGAGGACCTGTTGAGCGACCTGCGCCGGCGCAGGTTCATGGAACATTTCGCCGACCCGGAACAGTTCGGACCGCAGACCAACCGGAGCGTCCAAAGGTTGGAGCGTCTGCACAGGCTCCCTTGGTTCATCAGAAATGTGGTCGGCCGGCTGGTCACCCGCAGAATGAAAAAGCAGCATTTCGGGCAGGTAGTGCCCATCGAGGAGATCGAGCAGATCTTCCAGTTCACCAACTCGGTCGTTCGTGTGGCCTGCATTTGCCGACAAAACACCGTGGGGAAGGAGAAACGCTACTGCTACGGCATCAGCATGGGACCCGACGGGGGAAAGGCCCTGGAGATTTTCCAAGGGGTAGATGGAAGCTTTTACGGCGGCCCTGCCGACGATAAGCACGAAATCCTCACCAAGGAAGAGGCCCTTGCGGCCATGCGTGCCCATGAGCTGGAAGGTCTATGCCACACAGTGTGGACCTTCCAGACCCCATTCATCGGCGGTATCTGCAACTGCGACCGCACCGACTGCCTGGCCATGCGGGCCACGGTTACCCATGATGTCCCGGTGATGTTTCGCGCCGAGTATGTGGCGGAAATCGATCCCGAGTCGTGCAGCGGATGCCGCCAGTGCATGCGCCTTTGCCAGTTCGGTGCCCTCGGCTACAGCGCTTCCAATAAAAAGGCCGTCGTCGATCAGACCCACTGTTATGGTTGCGGGATCTGTCGTTCGGCATGCAAGACGAATGCAATCAGCCTTGACGACCGGGCGAAGTCGCCGGTGGCGGCACATCTGTGGTAG
- a CDS encoding isochorismatase family protein, whose translation MAELRALGESDLTQIKNWPPYPGDMAQMDYALREEGWLDECLTKGEAFAYAVEEGDQLIGFTILRKTGAAEAEFRIALRADKTGLGFGGNITLQTLRIGFEKHGFSRIHLIVRKNNSRGIKLYQRIGFVDRGECRQEILGNPVDFRLMDISSEEIAQMGVGNPEQLDEKEKPVAKAPGRALIVIDVQNDYMGGKVPIEFPPVEQSLANIGRAMDAAKTAGVPVVVVQNVLPEGAPFLARGTDGAELHATVRSRGWDHYVLKGLPSALAGTGLEEWLRAHGIDTITIVGYMTHNCDLSTVVEGVHAGFAMEVLSDATGAVPYENRAGAAGAAEIHRVMMVVMQARFAAVMGTDEWISILATGAEPERDTIYSSNRRARRLRAT comes from the coding sequence ATGGCTGAACTAAGAGCGCTGGGAGAGAGTGATTTAACGCAGATCAAGAATTGGCCGCCCTATCCGGGGGACATGGCGCAGATGGACTATGCATTGCGGGAAGAGGGCTGGCTTGATGAATGTCTGACGAAGGGGGAAGCCTTCGCTTACGCTGTGGAAGAAGGGGATCAACTGATAGGATTTACCATCTTGCGCAAAACTGGTGCGGCAGAAGCTGAATTCCGCATCGCCCTGCGTGCCGACAAAACCGGACTGGGGTTTGGTGGTAACATTACCCTGCAGACGCTGCGAATCGGCTTTGAGAAGCATGGGTTTTCCCGAATCCACCTGATCGTCAGGAAGAATAATAGCCGGGGCATCAAGCTGTATCAACGGATCGGCTTTGTGGACCGCGGTGAATGCCGCCAGGAGATCCTGGGAAATCCGGTTGATTTCCGGCTGATGGATATTAGCAGCGAGGAAATTGCACAAATGGGTGTTGGAAATCCTGAACAACTTGATGAAAAGGAGAAACCTGTGGCAAAAGCGCCAGGACGTGCACTGATCGTTATCGATGTGCAAAACGATTATATGGGCGGTAAAGTGCCGATCGAATTTCCGCCGGTTGAGCAGTCTCTTGCCAATATCGGCAGGGCGATGGATGCGGCCAAGACTGCCGGTGTGCCGGTTGTGGTTGTGCAAAACGTGCTGCCGGAAGGCGCTCCTTTCCTTGCCAGGGGAACGGATGGCGCCGAACTCCACGCCACAGTCAGATCCCGTGGCTGGGACCACTATGTCTTGAAAGGTCTTCCCAGCGCCTTAGCCGGCACCGGTCTGGAAGAATGGCTCAGGGCGCACGGAATCGATACCATTACCATCGTTGGGTACATGACGCACAACTGTGATCTTTCGACAGTCGTGGAAGGAGTCCATGCCGGGTTTGCGATGGAAGTCCTGTCCGATGCCACCGGGGCTGTTCCATATGAAAATCGGGCCGGGGCAGCCGGTGCGGCGGAAATTCATCGTGTCATGATGGTGGTGATGCAAGCCCGCTTTGCCGCCGTCATGGGGACCGATGAATGGATTTCCATTCTTGCGACAGGTGCTGAGCCGGAAAGGGACACGATCTACAGTTCGAATCGGCGCGCACGCAGGCTCAGGGCTACCTGA